From Halorussus lipolyticus:
GGTCTCTATCAGTCTCCGACTTCGGCCTTCACCTCGTCGGCGTAGCCGTCGGCCCGGCGAGTGGGTTCCGGGAGTTTGTAGCCCGCACAGAGGAGGCCCACGATGTCGGTCGTGGTCTCGGCGCTCACGCGGTGGCCGGGACTCACGTAGAGGGGGTTGACGTGGCGCTTCTCGGGGTTGTCGTACTGGCGGGACTGGTAGGCGTAGCCGATGACGGTGCCCGCCGGCGCGGTCACGTTGTCGTCGGCCTCGATGGCGACGCGGGTACCCTCCGGCCGGGGTTCGGAAAGCGATTCGCGGGGCCGCCCACAGAGGAGGTTCTTGGCGACGCCAATCGCGGGCAGGTCGAGCATCACGCCGATGTGGGTGGCGATGCCGGCCTGCCGGAAGTGGATGCGCCCGCTTCCGTCCACCACCGCGAGGTCCGGGTCGGCCGAGAGTCGCTCGAAGGCAGAGAGGATGGCCCCGCCCTCGCGGAAGGACAGCAGGCCCGGAATGTACGGAATCTCGGTCGGTTCGACCGCGTGGACTCGCTCGATTACCTCGTCTCTGCGAGTGACGACGATGGCGCTGACGGCCTTGTCACCGTCGGCGGTGAACGCTTGGTCCACGCCCGCGACGATTGGGGTCTCGGCGTCTCCCGATTCGGAGTCGGTCGTCTGGCCGAGTGTGGTCTGGCCGGCGTCGGACCGCCCGGCGACGGCGCTCGGGTCGAAATCGAAGTCGTCCTCGAAGACGGCCTCGTCGGCGAGGTCCAGTTGCAGTTGCTCCATCTCGGCGCGGGACAGCGAGGGGTCGGGCGCGAACTCCGGACGAACTGGTGTCATTGTCGATGGCAGGAAAAAAGAGCGCGAGGACTTAGAAACGTCCGCCCGGACCGCCCGGACCACCGGGGCCGCCGGGTCCTCGGCCGCCGAATCCGCCGCCGGAGCCGAGTTGCTGGGGCGCGCGGCGCTTGCCCTTGACGTGCTTGCCGTAGGCGAAGCCGATCAGCAAGCCCGAGAGGTGCGCGAAGTGGGCGATGCCGCCCGAGACCGGGCCGAGGCCGCCGATGACCGACAGCAGGGCGTAGCCCCCGGTCATCACCCAGATGGGCATCGGAATCGGCGGGAAGATGAGCATGACCCGGAGGTTGGGGTTCAGGATGGTCAGCACGCCCATGATGGCCATCACCGCACCACTCGCGCCGAGGACGCCGCCGCCCGCGGTGCCCAGCGCCATCGCGGTGCCGATTTGGCTCAGGCCCGCCACCATCCCGCTCACGAGGAACAACCCGGTGAACTTCTTCGACCCGATGTATCGCTCGACCGGCGGGCCGAAGAAGTACAGCGCGATGCTGTTACCGGCGATGTGGAAGAAACTGAACGGACTGTGGGAGAATATCGACGTGACCCACGTCCAGACGTACTCGACGTTGCTCGCTTCGAGGACGAACAGCATCTGGAACAGTTGGGCGCTCTGGAGGACGTGGATGACTATCATCTCGGCGACGAAGGTCAGCCACATTATTCCGAGGAACACGTAGGTCATGTTCCCGCGGAAGTAACCCAGCGGGCCGCCAGCGCCGGTGTTCACGCCGAGCGAACTGGCGATGCCGCCGGAGCCACCGCTCTGGTCCACGCTGTCGTCGAAGCCGCTGTCGAACACGCCGTCCGGGTCGTTCCACTGGTTCAGGCCCGGACAGTCGTGACTTTCGGGGAGTCGGTGGGACGAGCAGTAAGTGCCGCCGCAACGTCGGCAGTTGTACGGCATGTTCTCGTGTTCGCCACACTCGTCGCACTGCGCCATTGTCGATGCCTTGGGGGCCGGACCTGAAAGGGATTTGGGTCCTTCCCGTTCGTGGCGAGGCAACGGTGTTCAGCGTCGGAACTGTCGGCAGTCCAACGTTCCGTGGCGCTCCTGCGAGCGTCGTCGGTCGGCCAGTGGCGGGTCGATGGGTAATCCGGGGTCTGCTGGTCGGCTTTCGCTCGGCTAGAGAATCAATTACATTTCTAAAAGCAACAATAACGTCTCTTAGAAGATTAAAATTCTATCCGTAACGGTTTTTGTCGTCGCCCGCGGCGTCCGCGTCGAGCGATGCCGAAATGGCCGATTACTCGCCCTTCTGGCCGCCGTAGACCGCGAAGTTGTAGTACTGCCAAATCGACGTGACCGCATCGAAACCAGACTCCCGAAGCCAGACCAGTTGGTCGGTCAGCGTCGAGGGGTTGTCGTAGTCGTCGCTGGCCTCCCACTCGTCCATGAAGTCCTCCTCCTGCCACCCCTTCGAGCGCACCCAGTTTTCTATCATGTCGCCCGAGAGGGCTTCGAGGTGGGGCGCGTCGAACTGAACCACGTCGCCGTTGATGAACCACCCGCCGGGGGCCAGCGACTCGTGGACCGCATCGAATAGCTCCTGCTTCTGGTCCTCGTCGAGGTGGTGGACCGCCAGCGACGAGACCACCAAGTCGTACTCGCCGGTCTCCTCGGGGTAGTCGTCGGGGAAGGCCCCGGTTTCGAGGGTGGCCCGGTCGCCGAAGGTATCGAGTTTCTGCTCAGCCTGCCCGAGCATCTGGTCGCTGTGGTCCACCACCCGGACCGAACTGTTGGGGAATCGGGTGAGGAGTTTCGCCGTCAGTTCGCCGGTCCCCGCGCCGAGTTCGAGGACCCGAATCTCGTCACTCCGGTCGTGGGGCGGCGCGTTCAGGATTGCGTCGTGGAGTTCGTCGTACCGGGGCACGATGGCCTCGATACCGGGGTCGTAGACACTCGCGTCGGCGAAGACTTCTCCGGGCTTCTTCATGCAACCCCCGTAAACGCTACTCCTATGTATGCTTTGAATCGAATCATACCGCCAGCAGGCGAATATTTCTTGGGCGCATGCTCCGGCAGTCCCCGCCCGAATCTGTGACGCCGAGCGCTCGGCCTCGGTCCTCGACTCCCCCAACTGAGCCACCGCTCCCGGCGAATTTTTGACGCTGGCGAACCGACAAGGAGACGTGAAGGAGTACGAGCGAAAACAACTGCTGGAGCGCGTCGAGCGCGAGGGCGCGACGGTCGGCGCGGACATCCCCGAGACCATCGACGTGCAGGGCGACGAGATAGAC
This genomic window contains:
- a CDS encoding rhomboid family intramembrane serine protease — translated: MAQCDECGEHENMPYNCRRCGGTYCSSHRLPESHDCPGLNQWNDPDGVFDSGFDDSVDQSGGSGGIASSLGVNTGAGGPLGYFRGNMTYVFLGIMWLTFVAEMIVIHVLQSAQLFQMLFVLEASNVEYVWTWVTSIFSHSPFSFFHIAGNSIALYFFGPPVERYIGSKKFTGLFLVSGMVAGLSQIGTAMALGTAGGGVLGASGAVMAIMGVLTILNPNLRVMLIFPPIPMPIWVMTGGYALLSVIGGLGPVSGGIAHFAHLSGLLIGFAYGKHVKGKRRAPQQLGSGGGFGGRGPGGPGGPGGPGGRF
- a CDS encoding class I SAM-dependent methyltransferase, whose amino-acid sequence is MKKPGEVFADASVYDPGIEAIVPRYDELHDAILNAPPHDRSDEIRVLELGAGTGELTAKLLTRFPNSSVRVVDHSDQMLGQAEQKLDTFGDRATLETGAFPDDYPEETGEYDLVVSSLAVHHLDEDQKQELFDAVHESLAPGGWFINGDVVQFDAPHLEALSGDMIENWVRSKGWQEEDFMDEWEASDDYDNPSTLTDQLVWLRESGFDAVTSIWQYYNFAVYGGQKGE
- a CDS encoding endonuclease V — protein: MTPVRPEFAPDPSLSRAEMEQLQLDLADEAVFEDDFDFDPSAVAGRSDAGQTTLGQTTDSESGDAETPIVAGVDQAFTADGDKAVSAIVVTRRDEVIERVHAVEPTEIPYIPGLLSFREGGAILSAFERLSADPDLAVVDGSGRIHFRQAGIATHIGVMLDLPAIGVAKNLLCGRPRESLSEPRPEGTRVAIEADDNVTAPAGTVIGYAYQSRQYDNPEKRHVNPLYVSPGHRVSAETTTDIVGLLCAGYKLPEPTRRADGYADEVKAEVGD